The sequence GAAGCGCTCCAAGTACACGGGCGTCGAGCTGAGCGAGAAGGTCCTCGGCGTCGTCGGTCTCGGCCGCATCGGCGTCCTGGTCGCGCAGCGCATGTCGGCCTTCGGCATGAAGATCGTCGCGTACGACCCCTACGTACAGCCGGCCCGCGCCGCGCAGATGGGCGTCAAGCTCCTCAGCCTGGACGAGCTGCTGGAGGTCGCCGACTTCATCACCGTGCACCTGCCCAAGACCCCCGAGACGCTCGGCCTGATCGGTGACGAGGCGCTGCACAAGGTGAAGCCCTCGGTGCGCATCGTCAACGCCGCCCGCGGTGGCATCGTCGACGAGCAGGCCCTCGCCTCCGCCCTCAAGGAGGGCCGTGTCGCGGGTGCCGGTCTGGACGTGTACACGAAGGAGCCCTGCACGGACTCCCCGCTGTTCGAGTTCGACCAGGTCGTCTGCACCCCGCACCTGGGCGCCTCCACCGACGAGGCCCAGGAGAAGGCGGGCATCGCGGTCGCCAAGTCCGTACGCCTGGCCCTCGCCGGTGAGCTCGTGCCGGACGCGGTCAACGTGCAGGGCGGTGTGATCGCCGAGGACGTACGCCCCGGGCTGCCGCTCGCCGAGAAGCTCGGCCGGATCTTCACCGCGCTCGCGGGCGAGGTCGCGGCCCGGCTCGACGTCGAGGTGTACGGCGAGATCACCCAGCACGATGTGAAGGTGCTGGAACTCTCGGCGCTCAAGGGCGTCTTCGAGGATGTCGTCGACGAGACCGTGAGCTACGTCAACGCCCCGCTCTTCGCGCAGGAGCGCGGTGTCGAGGTCCGCCTCACCACCAGCTCCGAGTCGCCCGACCACCGCAATGTGGTGACCGTCCGCGGCACACTGTCGAGCGGCGAGGAGGTCGCGGTCTCCGGCACGCTGGCCGGCCCGAAGAACCTCCAGAAGATCGTGGCCATCGGCGACCACGACGTCGACCTGGCGCTGGCCGACCACATGGTCGTGCTGCGCTACCAGGACCGTCCCGGCGTCGTCGGCGCGGTCGGCAAGATCCTCGGCGAGGCCGGGCTGAACATCGCGGGCATGCAGGTCTCGCGGGCGGCCGTGGGCGGCGAGGCGCTGGTCGTCCTCACCGTGGACGACACCGTCCCGCAGCCCGTGCTGAACGAGATCTCGGTGGAGATCGGCGCCGCCTCGGCCCGTTCGGTGAACCTCACCGCCTGACCCCCGCACCGGCCGGACACCGTACCCGGCAGCTGGACGCGCGTTCTCCGCGAGCGTCCAGCTGCCGGGTACGGTGCTGTCCGGGGCCCGACCGGGCAGGGCGGGGCCGGGGAGGATGGGCCCGGTGTTGGGCCCTGGGACCCACGACGGGACAGGGGTCCCGGCCCTAGCGTGAGCCGTTGTCATGTCGCTACTGACAGCGGGGGTTGGGGTCACGTATGTCTGCGATCGGTGGCATACCCATTCCAGGAGCGGCTGCTCCCGTACCTGTCCCCGGGCGGCGTGATCTGCCCCGCCCGCTCGCCACGGCACGTGTGCTGCTCCTCGTGCTGTTCGGCGCGACGGTCCTCGGCGGGCTCGGGCTCCTCGGCTCGGCCCTGGCCGTGGACGCGATGGGCGCACAGGTCCTCGGCGTCATGCTCTACGCCTCCGCTCCCGGCGTCCTGGGCCTGCTGCTCGCGCGGCACGTCAGGACCGGCGGAAAACGGGTGTGGTGGGGACTGGTCGCCGTACAGGTGTGGCTGTTCCTCGGGGGCGTCGCCAACATCGGTGACGGTTCGGCGGACGGCTTCAGCCAGTTGCTCCTGCCGACGCTGATCCTCGTCCTCCTCCTGCGGCCGCAGAGCCGCGCGTGGTTCCTGCTGCCGTCGGGGGAGCGGGGCGAGAAGCCCAAGTTCTCGCTCCCGCACATGATCACCTGGCGCCGCGACCGGGGTCAGTCGGCCCTGGAGTACCTGGGCCTGGTGCTGATCGTCGTCGCGCTCATCGGGGCGATGACGGTGGGCGGCCTGGGCGGCCGTATCACCGAGGGCCTCCAGTCGGCGATCTGCTCGCTCACCGGTTCGGCGTGCCCGGTGTCCCCGGGCGGCAGCGGCTCGGTCGAGGCGGGCGGCGGCAAGGACGGCGGCGCCACGGAGGGCGGCGCGACCGGGGGTGCGGACGGCGGCGCGGACGGCGGCGCGACCGGTGGTACGGAGGGCGGCTCGACCATCACGGGCGGCACCGGCTCCACGGGCGGCACCGGCTCCACGGGCGGCACCGGCTCCACGGGCGGCTCCGGCTCCACGGGCGGTACGGAAGGCGGTTCCTCCGGCGGTACGGGCGGCAGCGGCGGCTCGACCGGGGGCGACACGACGGGCGGTTCCACGGGCGGCGGCACCACCGGCTCCACCGGCTCCGGTGGAGGCACCGGCGGCCCCGACGACGACGGCCGTCCCGGCACCGGCGAGGACACCTTCCCCGAGGCGGGCGAGGAGCCCGAGGCCGACTACGACCAGCCCGCCTCCGCCGAGGGCGAGGGCGAGGGCGAGGACGGCGACGGCGGCAGCAAGGCCGAGGAGAAGGAGGACTGCGGCGGCTGGGGCTTCTTCGGATGCGCCTGGGACCGCACGACCCAGGTCGTCAAGGGCGTGGCCGTCGACGGGATCTGGGGCGATGTCACCGGCATCGTCGACCTCTTCAAGCCCGAGACCTGGTCCGGGATCGCCGATTACGGCAGCCAGCTCGGCGACAAGTGGATGCAGGACTCCAAGGGCGCGGGCGACAAGTGGGACGACGGCGACTACCTCGGCGCGGTCTGGGACTGGACCAAGGCTTCCGGCAACACCGTGGGGTCGGTCGCCGACACCGTTTTCGTCGGTGACGAGGTCCGCGAGCGCTGGAACAACGGCGAGAAGACCCGGGCCGTCACCGATGTCGTCTGGAACATCGGGTCCATGTTCATCCCCGGCTACGACGTGGCGAAGGTCGTCGGCAAGGTCGGGGTGCTCGGCAAGGTCGGCAAGGTCGCCGAGCAGGTGGCCGAAGCCGCGGGGGAGGCGGGGGCCGCCGCACGCCGGGCCCGCAAGGCTCTCGAAGCCGGCGACATCGACGGGGTCCGCAAGGCGGCGAAGGAGGCCGACGACGCCGCGGACGCCGCCGAGGACGCCGCACGCAGGACCGGCTGTGTGATCGCGTCCGGGCCGCCGCTGGTGCGGTACGGAGGCTCCGGAGGTTCCGGCGGCTCCACCGGAGTCGGCGGTTCCGGCATCGGTGTGCTGGCCTCCGGGTCCACCGGCCGGGTGATCCTCGCGGACGGCGGCTGCGACGAGGCGGCCAAGGCCAAGGCGAAGGAGGCCCGCGACCAGGAGCGGGCCGCCCACCTGGACCAGAAGCGGCTGGAGGAGCCGGAGCGGGCGCGCAAGGCCGAGCTGGACAAGAAGCAGTACCCCGAGGCCAACCGCAACGACACGTCCGACCCGCGCAACTACAACCCGCCGTCCTGGGCCGACGACCTGAAGGACCGCAAGCTCGGTGACGCGGACCTCGGCGACGGCTACTGGGCCAGCCGCGACCGCAACCCCGCGCCCAACTGGAAGAACGAGTCCTGGCTCCGCTACCAGGAGCAGGTCACCGGGACGAACCGCGGCCAGGAGTACGTCGTACCGCACCCCAAGGACGGCAAGCCGGCCGTGGAGTACGACGGCTGGGACTCCGGCCGGCAGACGTTCCTGGAGGCCAAGAACGGCTACGGCAGCTACCTCTCGAAGACGGACAGCGGCACCCTCACCCCGTCCGGCAAGGACAAGTTCGTCACCGAGGCGCGGTCCCAGGTCGAGGCGTCCGGCGGCCGTGCCGTCGAATGGCACTTCTCCGACCCGGACGTGGCCAAGGCCGCCCGCAAGGCGTTCCGCGACGAAGGACTGCCGATCAAGGTCGTCTACAGCAAGCCGAAGGTGAACGACAGCACCAGGAAACCGGGTGCGTTCGACGAGTAGCCTGCACGGCGTGGCCCCCGGCCGGTCCGGGGCCACGCCGACGGACGACGGTCGACGGAGGAAAAGCGGATGCGACGTGTAGTGCGGGGTTTCTGGGGGCCCAGGCCCGAGTCGGCCGAGGCGCTGGCCGGTCGCTGGAAACACACCCTCGACCAGCTCACGGCCCTGCTCCCCGAGGCCGGTTCACCGGCCGGGGCGGGCCTGACCGGTCCGTGGCGGCAGGTCCACGCGTCGGGGCCCGGCACCGAACTCCCGGCGGACGAGGCCGCGCTGCTCGCCGCTCTGCGTCTGGTGCGGACGGCCGACGACTGGTCCGACGTCACGGGCACCGGACTGCGGATCGCCCGCGGTGGCGGGTCCGGCTGGAAGGCGGAGATCAGCGGTCTGGCGGGCGGCACGCCGGAGTTCCTGCTCCAGTCGCTCGTGATCGCCCTCCACGCGCCGGACGACGCGGAGGTCCCGGAGGCCGCGCTGCTCGCGGCCCTCGCCCGGGTGTGGGAGCCGGACTTCGGGGACGTGAGCGACGACGACGTGCTCGACGCCCTGGAGGACGACGCCGGCTTCTCCGTGGGGGACCCCGTGGTGGGGCGGGTCGGCTATCTCTCCCCGGGCCGCGCGGCCCTGGTGCCGGACGAGCTGAAGGCGGTCCGCGAGGAATTGCCGGGCGGCGGTGTGCTCCTGCGCATCGCGGCCCCCGGCGACACCGACGCGGTGGTCCGGGCCTACGAACGGCTGAACGGGGCCGGGGCGCTGCGGCCGCTGCCGCGCCCGATGGACCGGGCCGCGCTGTGAGCGCCCGGACCGGTGAGCCGTTCGCCACGGAGCGGGCCGTGTCCGAGGTCGAGGACCTGCTCGGGGGCCCCGTACCGTCCACCGGGCCCACCGTGGGGGAGGGCGACCCGGACACCGGCGAGTGGACCGCCACCAGCGGTGCGGGCTTCCGGATCGTCCCGCTCTGGGAGGGCGACCCGCTGACCGGTGTGTACGCCCCCGAGTGGAACGACGCCGAGGAGGCCGCCGAGGCCCATCTGGCCGCTCTCGTGGCGGAGTTGGACGCCCGATGGGGTGCGCACCGGGCGGTGGCCATGCATGTGGCGCTCTTCCGGAAGCAGGAGGGCGCGCCGCTGCCCCCGCTGTTCGAGGCGCTGCTCGGACAGGACCTCTACGGCGACCTGACCGTCTGGGGACCGGTGCCGGCTGCGGTGGCTGGACCGGCGGGCGCGCCGGACCGCTGGATCGCGGTGTGTGTCGGGCACAGCGACGGGGACGCGCCGCTGGTGATGGCGGCCCTGGTCAGCGACCGGCCGGTCACGGAGCTGCCGGCGGGGGAGCGCTGACCGAACGGCGTACCGCGTCCGGACGGTCTATGCGCCCGGGTCCTCCGGGCGCTCCCGGTCCTCCGGGTACACCGCCCGGAGCTGGCCGCGTACGAAGCCGTCGAGGTCGTCCAGGCCCGCGGCCGCCAGCGTGTCGGGGCCGTCGGCCAGCAGATGCACGAGGGCGCCGTGCATCGCGAGGGTGACGGCGGCGGCCCGTTGCGGGGTGACGGGCAGTCCGGCGGCCCGTTGGGCCAGCTCCAGGCCGGTGAAGTCGGATGTGGCGATCGGGTCGAGGATCGTCGACAGCCACGGCTTGCGGGCCGCCTCGGCCTGGAGCTCCAGGTAGGCGAGCAGACGGGACCGGCCCGGCCCGGCGACGTTCTCCAGGAGTCCCCGGAGCACGGCCACCAGGCCCTCGCGGTCGGTGGGACCCGGTCCGGCGGCGGCCAGTCGCTCCGTGATCGCCCGGTACTGCTCCAGGCAGCGTTCGGCCACCGCGCGCAGCAGGGCGTCCCTGGTCGGGAAGTAGTTCTTGGTGGTGCCGTGCGGTACCTCCGCGGCCGAGTCGACGGCGCGGTGCGTCAGACCGCGACCGCCCGCGTCGGCCAGTACCTCGATCGCCGCGTCACGCAGCCGGTCCCGCCGGTCCGGATTCACCGTCCGCCCTCCTTCTCCTGGATGACCTGCTCACAGGGGTGCCCCGCGCACAGAGGTGTGCCGCTCACAGGGGTGCCCCGCGCACAGAGGTGCGCCTTGCCCCGCCCGTGCCGCCTTGCTCACACTACCCCAGCCGTGGTACCACAGATGTGGTGATCTGATTCCGGGGCGGACGAGCTGAGGAGACCGGCATGACCGGAACGGCGGCAGTGGTCGGGGCGGGAGTCGGCGGGCTGGCGACGGCGATCGGGCTGCGCCGCGCGGGGTGGGCGGTGTCGGTCGTCGAGCGGCGGGCGGAGGTTGAGCGCTACGGCACCGCGTTCGGCATCCACCCCACCGCGCAGGCCGCGCTCGACCGCTTGGGGGTGGCGGCGTTCCGCGGCCGGGCGGTGCCGTACCGGGGCGCGCGGATCCGCACCCCGGCGGGCGAGGTGATGGCGAGCCTCCCGCTGGAGCGGATCGAGCGGAAGGCCGGCTGCCCCGAACTGCTGATCTCTCGGCCGTATCTGATCGACGCCCTGCTCGCCGTGCTGGACGCCTTCGGGGATGTGCCGCTCACGTTCGGCGAGAACGTCGGTGATGTGGACGCGCTGGTGGCCGGGCACGACCTGGTGGTCGGCGCCGACGGAATCCGCAGCGCCGTGCGCACCGCGCGCTTCGGCGGGCGCAGCGGCCCGCGGAGCGTCGGCTCCGTCGCCTGGATCGGTACCGCCGACTTCGAGAGCGGTGTCCACGGCGAGACCTGGGGCAGGGGCCGGTTCTTCGGGATGACCCCGGTCGAGCCGGGCCGCACCAACTGGTACGCCACGGTGCCCGAGGCCGTCACCGCCGAGGAGCTGCGCGGGTACTTCGAGGGCTGGCACGACCCCATCCCGCGCATCCTCGCCGGTACCGACCCGTCCCACCGGATCCGCTACGAGATGCGGCACCTGTTCCCCGCCCTGCCCACCTTCGTCCACGGCGGGAGCGTCGCGCTGGTCGGCGACGCGGCACACGCCATGACGCCCAACCTGGGCCAGGGCGCGTGCACGGCGATCCTCGACGCGGAGGCCCTGACCCGGGCCGTCGCGGAACACGGTCGAACCGGTCTGCCCGCCGCCCTGCGCGCCTACGACGCGGAGCGCCGCCGCAGCGCCCAGCGGGTCGCCTTCGGCTCCCGCAGCCTGCACCGCTTCATGACCACCGGGCGCACCGGCCTGCGGGACGCGCTGGTCCGCATGATGCCGGGCTGAGGGAGTCGTGCGCGTACCGCCGGACCCAGCAGCCGT is a genomic window of Streptomyces sp. NBC_01237 containing:
- the serA gene encoding phosphoglycerate dehydrogenase, which encodes MSSKPVVLIAEELSPATVDALGPDFEIRHCNGADRAELLPAIVDVDAILVRSATKVDAEAIAAAKKLRVVARAGVGLDNVDVSSATKAGVMVVNAPTSNIVTAAELACGLLVATARNIPQANTALKNGEWKRSKYTGVELSEKVLGVVGLGRIGVLVAQRMSAFGMKIVAYDPYVQPARAAQMGVKLLSLDELLEVADFITVHLPKTPETLGLIGDEALHKVKPSVRIVNAARGGIVDEQALASALKEGRVAGAGLDVYTKEPCTDSPLFEFDQVVCTPHLGASTDEAQEKAGIAVAKSVRLALAGELVPDAVNVQGGVIAEDVRPGLPLAEKLGRIFTALAGEVAARLDVEVYGEITQHDVKVLELSALKGVFEDVVDETVSYVNAPLFAQERGVEVRLTTSSESPDHRNVVTVRGTLSSGEEVAVSGTLAGPKNLQKIVAIGDHDVDLALADHMVVLRYQDRPGVVGAVGKILGEAGLNIAGMQVSRAAVGGEALVVLTVDDTVPQPVLNEISVEIGAASARSVNLTA
- a CDS encoding Tox-REase-5 domain-containing protein, with the translated sequence MSAIGGIPIPGAAAPVPVPGRRDLPRPLATARVLLLVLFGATVLGGLGLLGSALAVDAMGAQVLGVMLYASAPGVLGLLLARHVRTGGKRVWWGLVAVQVWLFLGGVANIGDGSADGFSQLLLPTLILVLLLRPQSRAWFLLPSGERGEKPKFSLPHMITWRRDRGQSALEYLGLVLIVVALIGAMTVGGLGGRITEGLQSAICSLTGSACPVSPGGSGSVEAGGGKDGGATEGGATGGADGGADGGATGGTEGGSTITGGTGSTGGTGSTGGTGSTGGSGSTGGTEGGSSGGTGGSGGSTGGDTTGGSTGGGTTGSTGSGGGTGGPDDDGRPGTGEDTFPEAGEEPEADYDQPASAEGEGEGEDGDGGSKAEEKEDCGGWGFFGCAWDRTTQVVKGVAVDGIWGDVTGIVDLFKPETWSGIADYGSQLGDKWMQDSKGAGDKWDDGDYLGAVWDWTKASGNTVGSVADTVFVGDEVRERWNNGEKTRAVTDVVWNIGSMFIPGYDVAKVVGKVGVLGKVGKVAEQVAEAAGEAGAAARRARKALEAGDIDGVRKAAKEADDAADAAEDAARRTGCVIASGPPLVRYGGSGGSGGSTGVGGSGIGVLASGSTGRVILADGGCDEAAKAKAKEARDQERAAHLDQKRLEEPERARKAELDKKQYPEANRNDTSDPRNYNPPSWADDLKDRKLGDADLGDGYWASRDRNPAPNWKNESWLRYQEQVTGTNRGQEYVVPHPKDGKPAVEYDGWDSGRQTFLEAKNGYGSYLSKTDSGTLTPSGKDKFVTEARSQVEASGGRAVEWHFSDPDVAKAARKAFRDEGLPIKVVYSKPKVNDSTRKPGAFDE
- a CDS encoding FAD-dependent oxidoreductase, with amino-acid sequence MTGTAAVVGAGVGGLATAIGLRRAGWAVSVVERRAEVERYGTAFGIHPTAQAALDRLGVAAFRGRAVPYRGARIRTPAGEVMASLPLERIERKAGCPELLISRPYLIDALLAVLDAFGDVPLTFGENVGDVDALVAGHDLVVGADGIRSAVRTARFGGRSGPRSVGSVAWIGTADFESGVHGETWGRGRFFGMTPVEPGRTNWYATVPEAVTAEELRGYFEGWHDPIPRILAGTDPSHRIRYEMRHLFPALPTFVHGGSVALVGDAAHAMTPNLGQGACTAILDAEALTRAVAEHGRTGLPAALRAYDAERRRSAQRVAFGSRSLHRFMTTGRTGLRDALVRMMPG
- a CDS encoding TetR/AcrR family transcriptional regulator, yielding MNPDRRDRLRDAAIEVLADAGGRGLTHRAVDSAAEVPHGTTKNYFPTRDALLRAVAERCLEQYRAITERLAAAGPGPTDREGLVAVLRGLLENVAGPGRSRLLAYLELQAEAARKPWLSTILDPIATSDFTGLELAQRAAGLPVTPQRAAAVTLAMHGALVHLLADGPDTLAAAGLDDLDGFVRGQLRAVYPEDRERPEDPGA